The Globicephala melas chromosome X, mGloMel1.2, whole genome shotgun sequence genome contains the following window.
CAGAAGAGAAAGGATATCAGGACTGAATCCACCCAACACACCTGCTTTatgttcaataaatgaaaaaacaggcAGCTCCCAACGCATGAAAAAATTTAGTAAGATAGAAGTCTTCTACTAAGACAAAAAAGTAATGAGACACCAGAcatgcatctaaaaaaaaaaaaaaaaaaagaccagaaaacCAAAGCTGACGGCAACCCACCTAACTCTCCTTTTGGCGAAGGAATGACCAATTAATCTTCAGTTTGGAATTGTCCTTGCCCAGAATGCCTATTCCTTTCCAGAGTTATTTTGGCTTTTAAAGAATATATGGAATGTTTCATTCTGTAGACCAGACCCTTCATCAAGGAGAATtatgtccattaaaaaaaagaggtttgAGAACCAGAAAAATATAGCTGTctctatttaataattttttaaaggatatatgtctagattttctttccatttgagaCTAGGATTTATTTCTGCTGGGTAAGCAAAATGTCAAGGTACTGGCCAACGGCCTCCTCCACGAAGCTGTCTCCATCTACCCAAGACTTCATTGGTATTTCCTGCCTTTGAACTCTGCAAGGGCTGATACTCTGAGTCACGCAAACGTGTCTTCAATTATGTGGTGTCATGTATGTGACTATACCTCTGTCCATGACTGTCTCTCTACTCCTTAcgcctccatccctctcccttgtCCAACTGCTAACTCTAGTCATTCTTAAGCCTTCAGCGTGAACATTACCACCactattcaaattattttgtcTACCACCAGGGAAATTTTGGGGATCCTTCCTTTAGGCACTGATTATACTTTGAAAATTCCTCCATTACATTGTGCTGGAATTGTATTATTTGGGCCTCATTTTCCTACTTGCAGTGGGAATGGCACAGCTAATGATATGTTGGGGAAAGACACACACATACGCCTCAAACAAATACTTGCTCCACTCTGTCCAGGTTCTGAACATCCCCTGTGGGAAAAGAGTATCTGTTGAAGTGCTCCTAGACGCGGTCTATTACCACCTGCTGTTAGTGCTGCTGCCATCTGTATTCATCCAAAGATGTGGGGAAATCTTGTTGCGTGGACACCGCTGTTGCCTTTGCTTTATGTTAGGAAAGGGCTTCATGTATAAGGTCTCCTAACTCATTTTTCTGGAGAGGGAGAAGCATTAATGTCCACCTCTATCAGGTCTTGTCTTTTAAGTGCAATCACCCATCTGAGCACAGGCGCTTCAGAAAATCTCATCCTGACAAATAGGTTCAGAATGTAATGTGCTAATCCCTCGTTCTCTCTTTACAAACTCACTGCTGCAGTGAAAACTCTCTAAACCTCAATGATAGCTATGTCTGAGGGCTCCCACCAGCACGTCTCATCCTGTCTCAGTCGCATCCTCTCCTTCCATTTCTCCTGCCGCCTTCCCACGTGACCCTTTTTCCTGTGTCCTGATGAGCTACTGCTTTGTGTTTGTTTCCACAACCCCCCAACCTTTCCTTTCTCCTACCTGTGGAAGTCCTGGTAATCTTTCCACCTTACCTCATCTGTGAAGTCTGTCCTGCCTAGCTGGGCTCACACTGACCCATGGGGAACACTTCCCAGGCTCTTAGAACCAACTGTTGTATCCACAGGACATCTGCGATGACCCCCGTCTGATTGTGGGCAATATCAGTAACCACCAGCTGACCCAAGGGAGACTGGGGCACAAGCCAATGGTCTCTGCGTTTTCCTGTCTGGCTGTTCAGGAGTCTCACTGGACAAAGGTACCGACCTCCCTCGGTTTCCACCTTCTTGTCTTCTTTAGTAACTTTAGGAAAAGTCAGCTCGTAACTGTCTCAGATTGTTTAATCCCTGAAGTCAGAAGTATTCATGATTGAAGGTGATTTCCCTCAATTTTATTATGAGAATTTTCACAAATAcagaaagttgaaagaattttacagtcaacacccatttactcacctagattctaccattaacattttaccCTATTTGCTTTGTCGCACATATTAGGTGATCTTTTGTCACTTGCAGTACTTTGACTCAGTAGCTCTGCATACTTGCATTCTCAGTACCTACTGGGGTAAAAAGCCACTGGGGGCCAGGAAGTCACTGACAGATGTGAACAAAAGAAAAGGTGAGAAAGGTGGAACTAGATGCTTGAAAAGGTTCTAATAAATTATAAGAGTACAAAAATCCCTTTGGCATTTAGGCAGAGTTCAAGGCAATGAAGTGTTGACCTGGGAAAAATTAGAgcattttcttcagaaaataacAATTTTCGAAGATGAATGTGTAATTGTATTTAAAAAGGAGACTTtcccaaatataattttattcaagGTGTGAATAAAATCTATAGTCTATAGAATCTGCACGAACTCTCTAGGATGGACCTTTGAAAACTGAAACCACAGGGGACCTTGTGTTTTgattgattttgctttttaaaatgcctttgttTATGTGGTTAAGTATGCAACCACGAATATGTTTGTGTAGACAGTTTCTCATGATCGAGTTTGTAGATTAACTGTGGTAAATAATTTAACCCATAACTTGCTGCCCCCAGTCACCCTGTGTGTATTCAGGGCAAGCATGGTAATACTATCCTCAGCAAAACTGAACTCGGGGAGCAAAAATTGCAGAAAAAAATGCCCTACCAGGGACTTCCTACCTAGACCCAAACCAAATGTATTTGGTGTGCTTCCTGTCGCCACATGGGATTTGTCAGAAGTCAATTGTAATCTCAATATTTGGATATGGTCTGGTGAATAACAGTTGATTGAATGTTCTTATACTTCCAGACAATTCCCAACCATAAGGAACAGGAATGGGACCCTCGAAAACTAGATAAATATGCTGGGATATTTCGCTTCCGTTTCTGGCATTTTGGAGAATGGACCGAGGTGGTGATTGATGACTTGCTGCCCACCATCAATGGAGATCTCGTtttctccttctccacctccATGAATGAGTTTTGGAATGCTCTGTTGGAAAAAGCTTATGCCAAGTAAGGAGGGGTGTTGGCCAGTCAGCGGTCAGGCTACACAAGGAAAGGAAGGTCACATTCATCCTTGGGAACTCATGCTCTCCCAGCTTAGCCTTGGGCTTTAAATTGGGTAGGATATCAATCAGATCCAAGGCATTGCTTTGCACCTGGGAATGGCCCTCCCTAATTCTAGATGAGAAAGAAATCAGCTGTCCCAGTTTCCATTAAGCCCTTACTGCTCCCAGGTGCCCTCTTCCTGCTGCTGATCTACAGATCACATGGCATTATGGCCGCAGATTTTCTCCGTGTCTAATATTTACCTGTAGAAAGAAGTTTCTGCATGGACCGTCCTAGATAACATAGCCTAAACCTAGAAATGTGACTATATTCTCAAAATATCTCTCATTTTGTACCTAGAGGAAAGCTAGCCAGTAAAGGCTGGCTGGGCAAGGACTGTTTTAACTTGGGGGGACAAGATGTCCTTGACCTGGAAAAATACTTTTGCAAAGATAACTTTGCATATTTGCCCCCAGGCTGCTTGGGTGTTATGAAGCCCTCGATGGTCTGACCACTACTGATATCATCGTGGACTTCACTGGCACATTGGCTGAAACTGTTGACATGCAGAAGGGAAGATACACTGAGCTCGTTGAGGAGAAGTACAAGCTGTTTGGAGAACTGTACAAAACATTTACCAAAGGAGGTCTGATCTGTTGCTCCATTGAGGTTTGTACTCACCCAAACCACTCTTCGCTCACTTCCGGCAGAGGAGACCGTGACATTTAGTGGAGAACATCACCCTTACCCTGGAGATCCAGGACAAGTCATTATGAAACTCGGAAAGCTAACGATAGGCACTGAGCCCTGGCGCAGAGGCTAAGGAGATTTAACCTATTTTCCTTTTGTACCAGTCATCCCACTGGAGGCCGATGTAGCATCCGAGCTGATGGAAATAGTCTCTGCTAAATGattcctcctgcctctgctcctgGGTGTGGCAGTTATAGCTGTTTGCTCAAAGAATTaaccaaccccaaccccaacaaATTTCAATGCTCTTCACATCAATGTACTACCGTGGGTCATTTGAATTGTTTGAGTTGTTAtattaaattctttatttcctttccttggcTTGCTTTGTGTCAAGTTAGGCGGCAGGATCAAATTTCTATCTGCATAAGAGAACTAGTTTCAACCATACTCGGGTAAACCAGTCAAAGAAGAGGGAGAGCCAAGCCTTGGATCTCCCAATTCTTGTGCCCTTATGTATCTTTCTTTGCTCTCAGTTTCCCAGTCAGGAGGAACAAGAAGTCGAAACTGATTGGGGTCTACTGAAGGGCCATACGTACACCATGACTGATATTCGCAAGATTCGTCTTGGAGAAAGACTCGTGGAGGTCTTCAGTACGGAGAAGCTGTACATGATTCGTCTGAGGAACCCCTTGGGAAGACAAGAATGGAGTGGGCCCTGGAGTGAGATGTGAGCGGCTTTCCACTTTGATTGCTGCATCCCCAAAGCCCTATACGTTCTCCCAATCCCATCCCTCCAGACCGCTAGTGGGCTGTCAATACTTAGTGACATGGGGCCTGTGACTTAGCTGGTGGTGAGACAAAACTGTCCCAGTCCTCATGTATTCTGTTCCTTTGGCATCCTGCTTACTGTAGGAAGTCAATGGCAAACATAATGGCTTATCCCTTTGTTCATTTGCCTTTAGTTCTGAAGAGTGGCAGCAACTGACTGCAGCAGATCGCAAGAACCTGGGGCTTGTTATGTCTGATGATGGAGAGTTTTGGTGAGTAGGGTTTTTCTGTGCTAAAGGGAATTGGGGCTTCCACATGGAACTGCAGGGGTAGGTATTAAGTatcatcttcatttctttccttccattcagGATGAGCCTGGAGGACTTTTGCCGCAACTTCCATGAACTGAATGTCTGCCGCAATGTGAACAACCCTATTTTTGGCCGCAAGGAGCTGGAATCGGTGGTGGGATGCTGGACTGTGGATGATGACCCGCTGATGAACCGTTCAGGAGGCTGCTATAACAACCGTGATACCTTCCTGCAGAATCCCCAGGTTTaaatcaaattctttttctttgccttcaaGTTATCAAGGCAATAGGAAGCCAGGTCTCACCTTGGAGTATTTCTTTGACATCAGTTCTCCCATTTGCAGCTATTGTGTAATATTCATCAACCAAGATGCATAGGGATTGGCTCAGATGCCTGTAAAGCAGACTGTGTCTCTGTAGAGACGTGACTTGGTGACATTATCAAATCCAAGCCATCTCCTCTGGCTGCCTCTCTCCTGACCATATTGCTGGGTATGCTTTGACACTCCCTGCTTCCTTGTGATGGTCCCACATTAGAGAGAAAGGACCTGCTCCCTGACgttttctcaattcttttcatttctttactgcCTAATTGCTCTCTTGGGTACGCATGTACTATATGTGTCCTCTTTCTCATGCAGGTGATTCTTCTGAACCCCATCATTAGGCCTCCCTTTTCTCATCTAGAATACCAGGTCATTCTTCTCAGGATTTGAATCGCTACCCTGTCAACGACCCCGTTCCATCCATCTCCCATTACAATGCTATTCCAGATGACACATTAGAGGTCAAGCCCAGGCACACCCCAAAGCAAAAAATCCGAACATCCAAAGCCTGAACCTATAATAACCTTGATGGTTTTATCTGCAAATGTGCTGATGAGCTAACCACAGGAGACAAGACTTCTGACTGTATTGCAGCCTTACACGAGTGTGTCTTTTCTTTCCATGAGCTTCATTGGCCAGCCACTTTGAAGGATACTAAAGCTGGTGGGCTGATTTACTTAACTCATAGTTTTCTCCATTCCTTCCACCTTAATTGCccctaaagaaaagaaagctccTATTGCCACCCCCCTTCATTTACAGCCCTAGAAATGCTTTAACTATCAGGAACATATACCAAACTGGGGAAATGGGCTGTTTGGCTTCACTGTTTAAGTGTCTGTGCAGGATGAACTGATGGGGGCCTCGTGAGCTCATGTTTCTGcatctgtttcctgtttcttggtgGGAGGTTTGGGGGAGAGCGAGAGAAATCTGATGTCTTTTAGTCTTACTTCCCAATGGCACCATGATTCCGCAGATGATGTTTGGGAAGTCTCTAGAAAAGGAGTGCGGCATCCTTAAAATGGTGATAGCAAAGCATCAATTCACCAAGGAAATGGATCCGGCCCCTTCCACAAGTCACACATCTGGGCTGGCAATAGGAGGCTAGCCTAGGGGAATGCTGCAGTGTCAGGTGAAGTCAAGCAAGGATGCTTTCTGTCTTTGTTGATTCTCAAATTTTCCTGTGTACAGCTTTTAAAAACAAGGGGACAgtttataagatttaaaaaaattttatgtatttatttattttcggctgcgttgggtcttcgttgctgtgtgcgggctttctctagttgcggcgagctggggctactcttctttgtggtgcgcgggcttctcattgcggtggcatctcttgttgcggagcatgggctctaggcatgcgggcttcagtagttgtggcttgcgggctctagagcgcaggctcagtagttgtggcacacgggcccagctgctccatggcatgtgggatcttcccagaccagggctcgaacccgtgtcccctgcattggcaggcggattcttaaccactgtgccaccagggaagcccacaaggggacaattttaaaaaacccaagatCCTCCCAAGAACTTATTAAAACAAAGCATACCCCCTTTGGCATCAAAGGCCTAGGTATGAAGTTGGCTCTCTCAACACATGCTGAATGCCATAGGGAGAAGCAAACATTAGGATCTGCATTTAGCAAGTCAATGGCGAAGCCCAGAACATGACCCAAGTCTCTGCTTCGCAAGGTAGAGTTTTCTTCCCTGAAATTTGAGCTGGCTCGTCTGAAACAGAAGTGCTAACTAAGCTCCTTGCTGGCCTCTTTCCCTTAGTACATCTTCACTGTGCCCGAGGATGGGCACAAGGTCATCATGTCTCTGCAGCAAAAAGACCTGCGCAGTTACCGCCGCATGGGAAGACCCGACAATTACATCATCGGCTTTGAGCTCTTCAAGGTAAGAATGGGCCTTTGGAGCAGAGAGAATGATGGCAAACAGTGTCAAAATTAGGACGGCTTGGGGTTAGGGGAATCAAGAAAGGTCGAGGGATAAAGAAAGTAGAAGAGCTAGGCTCTTCAAACGCAAAAACTATGATCTGAGCGCAATAGAGCATctccttctcttgcatttccaGGTGGAGATGAATCGCAAATTCCGCCTCCACCACCTGTACATCCAGGAGCGTGCGGGGACCTCCACTTACATTGACACGCGCACCGTGTTTCTGAGCAAGTACCTGAAGAAGGGCAACTACGTGCTTGTCCCAACTATGTTCCAGCATGGCCGCACCAGCGAGTTTCTCTTGAGAATCTTCTCTGAAGTGCCCGTCCAGCTCAGGTGCCCTTTCCTTGGCCAGCCCTGCCAACTCCCATTCTGTGCTTTGCCTCCAGTCCTAACCCTCTTGGCCCTCTCCCCCTAGGTGGACACTCAAAGGGACAACTTATGCAAGTCAGATTTAACTGCAGTGATGGCAGGAGAAAGATTTCTCAAAGTGGTGTGGGTTGTGAGAAGTTCCCTGCGGAGGTCAGAGCTTCAGCGCTTTGAGCTGCCATTTAAGGAGAACAGGCCTATAGCCTAAGCTTTTCCACttatattttatcttctgttCTCTGGCTGACTCTTCTCTTAAACAGCTGGCACTCCTCACTGCTCCTCTATTACGTTCTGAGTGCTGGGTCACCAAAGCTACCTTTTCACCCCAGCCCTGCCTACTCTGATCTTTATCTGCTGGGCCTTAAAGCAAGGGGAAAGGAAAACATACTCATAAAATATAAGCCATGTCGGAGGAGGAATGGGCTAGGTCACTTGGCATTTCGTGTTTTTCAACAACAGGGTCTGCTTTGGCGAGCCTATCTCCTCATCAAAGGGCATTCGTCATGGATGACGTGTCTTCTTTTTGATGTTCCAGGGAGCTGACTCTGGACATGCCCAAGATGTCCTGCTGGAATCTGGCTCGTGGCTACCCCAAGGTTGTCACCCAGATCACAGTGCACAGTGCCGAGGGCCTGGAGAAGAAGTATGCCAATGAAAGTAAGAACTGCAGGGGTGTCTGGGAAAGCaaaatcagtttcatttattGCATATATGGTTAGAAAAGATGGTCACACATGATTCTCTCCAGTGGCGTTTTCCGTGTAGAaaagtcagaatggctgtcaacCGTGATAGGAAAATGGgatatatataaacaacaagggcctactctatagcacagggaactatattcaatatcctgtgataaaccataatggaaaagaatattttaaaaagaatgtatatgtgtataactgaatcactttgctgtacagcagaaattaacaccatgttgtaaatcagctgtacttcaatttaaaaaaagagaaaatgggataTAAAAGTCTTGGGGCAAGGGCCTATCTAATATTCATTTCTATATCCCTATATAAAGtatagaaaagaaaagggaaataggaACCAAAGTCCTAGGTCATTCTAGTACCCAGGTGTGATGCTAAAAGTCCCAGAATAGACTTAGTGAAATAGTGTCTTGACTATCTAGAAAGAGGACTTTTAATcactgtgttaaaaataaatgttactttgTTCCAGCTGTAAACCCATATTTGGTCATCAAGTGTGGAAAGGAGGAAGTCCGTTCTCCTGTCCAAAAGAATACTGTTCATGCCATTTTTGACACCCAGGCCATTTTCTACAGAAGGACCACTGACATTCCTATTATAGTGCAGGTAAGGATGTGAACAGGGACCCTCACGTGGCTCATATTCAGTACCAGATACTGGATGATCCCAAGTGCCTCACAGATGTCTAGGATACGGAGCAAGGCTtatcctgttttgtttgtttgttttggtttttttttttttgcggtacgtgggcctctcactgctgtggcctctcccgctgcggagcacaggctccggacgcgcaggctcagcggccatagctcacgggcccagccgctccgcggcatgtgggatcttcccggaccggggcacaaacccgcgtcccctgcatcggca
Protein-coding sequences here:
- the CAPN6 gene encoding calpain-6, with the protein product MGPPLKLFKNQKYQELKQECIRDGRLFCDPTFLPENDSLFYNRLLPGKVVWKRPQDICDDPRLIVGNISNHQLTQGRLGHKPMVSAFSCLAVQESHWTKTIPNHKEQEWDPRKLDKYAGIFRFRFWHFGEWTEVVIDDLLPTINGDLVFSFSTSMNEFWNALLEKAYAKLLGCYEALDGLTTTDIIVDFTGTLAETVDMQKGRYTELVEEKYKLFGELYKTFTKGGLICCSIEFPSQEEQEVETDWGLLKGHTYTMTDIRKIRLGERLVEVFSTEKLYMIRLRNPLGRQEWSGPWSEISEEWQQLTAADRKNLGLVMSDDGEFWMSLEDFCRNFHELNVCRNVNNPIFGRKELESVVGCWTVDDDPLMNRSGGCYNNRDTFLQNPQYIFTVPEDGHKVIMSLQQKDLRSYRRMGRPDNYIIGFELFKVEMNRKFRLHHLYIQERAGTSTYIDTRTVFLSKYLKKGNYVLVPTMFQHGRTSEFLLRIFSEVPVQLRELTLDMPKMSCWNLARGYPKVVTQITVHSAEGLEKKYANETVNPYLVIKCGKEEVRSPVQKNTVHAIFDTQAIFYRRTTDIPIIVQVWNRRKFCDQFLGQVTLDADPSDCRDLKSLYLRKKGGPTAKVKQGHISFKVISSDDLTEL